One genomic window of Cupriavidus sp. P-10 includes the following:
- a CDS encoding M24 family metallopeptidase, with protein MDKPVFDYAARWQRAAALMEQEDVDALLLMKPANLAYFTGDGRPCALALLTRTLHCVVAVPACDLASIRRTSVATELRSFQSEVEMFHGFRDVLKELDLTQATIAIEKNFFDAALYEVFVAHILPKAHVVSATPIVSQLRMLKGVAEMASIKAAAKVADLGMDAVSRALRSGIREIEIAGEAEFAMRKAGAEGWASVTYVASGWRAAMAHGPASLKTIAPGEVVQVHVAPVVDGYTADLCRTFLVEPIATDAANALRAYVMAQERGIAAAVPGAELMGIDGAMAASLEHEGYGDKFLRPVFHGIGIEHEEAPIPGGHAVVHGEQKIDHVMAGMVLGVGNCGIYREDYGVRVEDTIWVSEEGPVPLTCYPKLIN; from the coding sequence ATGGACAAGCCGGTATTCGACTATGCGGCCCGTTGGCAGCGCGCCGCGGCTTTGATGGAGCAGGAGGACGTCGACGCGCTGCTGCTGATGAAACCGGCAAACCTTGCATATTTCACTGGCGACGGTCGACCTTGCGCCCTGGCGCTGCTGACTCGCACGCTACATTGTGTTGTTGCCGTGCCGGCTTGTGATCTGGCCAGCATTCGTCGCACTTCCGTCGCAACCGAGCTTCGCTCTTTCCAGAGCGAAGTCGAGATGTTCCACGGCTTCCGCGATGTATTAAAGGAACTCGACCTTACACAGGCCACGATAGCCATCGAGAAGAATTTTTTCGACGCCGCCTTATATGAAGTCTTTGTTGCCCACATCCTACCGAAAGCCCATGTCGTATCCGCTACACCCATTGTTTCGCAACTCCGCATGTTGAAGGGCGTGGCCGAAATGGCAAGCATAAAGGCTGCTGCCAAAGTAGCAGACTTGGGGATGGATGCGGTTTCGCGTGCGCTGCGGTCGGGGATTCGGGAAATCGAGATCGCCGGTGAAGCAGAATTCGCCATGCGAAAGGCTGGCGCCGAGGGATGGGCATCGGTAACGTATGTCGCCTCCGGCTGGAGAGCGGCGATGGCTCACGGTCCTGCATCCCTGAAAACCATCGCACCCGGAGAAGTCGTTCAGGTCCACGTTGCTCCAGTTGTGGACGGATACACTGCAGACCTATGCAGGACTTTTCTTGTCGAGCCGATAGCTACTGACGCGGCGAACGCATTGAGAGCCTACGTTATGGCGCAGGAGCGTGGAATTGCCGCGGCAGTCCCCGGGGCGGAACTGATGGGCATTGACGGTGCGATGGCCGCCTCGCTCGAACACGAAGGTTATGGGGATAAGTTCCTACGCCCTGTGTTCCATGGTATCGGGATCGAACATGAAGAAGCGCCCATCCCCGGCGGTCACGCAGTTGTCCATGGCGAGCAAAAAATCGATCATGTGATGGCGGGTATGGTACTCGGCGTCGGAAACTGCGGCATCTATCGCGAAGACTACGGTGTACGGGTCGAGGACACGATTTGGGTAAGCGAAGAAGGTCCGGTTCCCCTGACATGCTATCCGAAGCTCATTAACTGA
- a CDS encoding efflux RND transporter periplasmic adaptor subunit: MRLSGGTAAIVLAAIGLIAGSAYLLTPAPLVVDTVQAVRGPLEVTTSEEGETRSKERFVVTAPVSGRLMRIGLREGDLVEAGQVLAELAPLPLSAQEQEEVRARVAAARAMHREALERVRHAAEDYAQAQRERQRIDRLVRERFLSPQAGEQAANLGITAGNELAAAQARASAALEEVRVAEAGMLALRELKGGSPSMIAVTAPVAGAVLELPERSERIVSAGTPLLTLGDPHDLEIVAALLSTEAVKVQAGMPVHIDGWGGEAQVRGIVRRVEPHAFTKISVLGIEEKRTNVIIDVIEPPAQLGDGFRVIARIRLWRAEIALKIPVSSIFRCDTASWCVFSVVNGRAARREVRIGHRNAEEAELLDPLPDGLQLIRYPSNNLADGQRVIERSIP; this comes from the coding sequence ATGCGCCTGTCGGGCGGTACGGCCGCCATCGTCCTCGCCGCCATCGGGCTGATCGCTGGATCCGCCTACCTACTAACGCCAGCCCCGTTGGTGGTTGACACGGTGCAGGCCGTGCGCGGCCCGCTCGAGGTCACAACCAGCGAGGAGGGCGAGACCCGAAGCAAGGAGCGCTTTGTCGTGACGGCGCCGGTCAGCGGCAGACTGATGCGCATCGGACTGCGTGAAGGTGATCTGGTCGAGGCCGGGCAGGTCCTCGCCGAACTGGCGCCATTGCCGCTGAGTGCGCAGGAGCAGGAAGAGGTGCGGGCCAGGGTGGCCGCCGCGCGGGCGATGCATCGGGAGGCGCTGGAACGGGTCCGGCACGCTGCCGAGGACTATGCGCAAGCCCAGCGCGAGCGGCAGCGGATCGACCGCCTGGTGCGCGAGCGCTTCCTGTCGCCGCAAGCGGGCGAGCAAGCCGCCAATCTTGGCATTACCGCGGGCAATGAACTGGCAGCGGCGCAGGCACGGGCCAGCGCCGCGCTGGAGGAGGTCCGGGTGGCCGAGGCCGGCATGCTGGCATTGCGCGAGCTCAAGGGCGGGTCCCCTTCCATGATCGCGGTGACGGCCCCTGTCGCAGGGGCCGTGCTGGAACTGCCCGAACGCAGTGAACGGATCGTGAGCGCAGGCACGCCGTTGCTGACGCTCGGCGATCCGCACGACCTGGAGATCGTGGCGGCACTGCTGTCCACCGAAGCGGTGAAGGTGCAAGCGGGGATGCCTGTGCATATTGACGGCTGGGGCGGCGAAGCGCAGGTCCGCGGTATCGTGCGGCGGGTCGAGCCGCATGCCTTCACCAAGATCTCGGTCCTCGGCATCGAGGAAAAACGGACCAATGTGATTATTGACGTGATCGAACCGCCTGCACAGCTTGGCGATGGCTTTCGGGTGATCGCCAGGATCCGCCTATGGCGGGCAGAGATTGCGCTCAAGATCCCGGTCAGTTCGATCTTCCGGTGCGACACGGCGTCATGGTGCGTGTTCTCGGTCGTGAATGGCCGCGCGGCACGGCGCGAAGTGCGAATCGGTCACAGGAATGCGGAGGAGGCCGAATTGCTTGACCCGCTGCCCGACGGCCTCCAGTTGATCCGCTATCCATCGAATAACCTGGCGGACGGCCAGCGCGTGATCGAACGCAGCATTCCGTAG